Proteins encoded by one window of Bradyrhizobium sp. B097:
- a CDS encoding ISNCY family transposase, with the protein MGWLSMATRKELTAAAGARYRRSDRAKKARILDEFVDITGCHRKHAMRLLRGQEDARPGRRARRRVYNEAEHNALVLLWEASDRICGKRLKALMPALIEAMELHGHLDLAPEIRAKLLAMSAATIDRALVRVREELGRKRRRHATHSLRRSVPIRTSADWNDPAPGFVEADLVAHSGPSARGSFIQTLVLTDIATGWTECAPLIVREQTLLSTVLTELRKQLPFALLGLDTDNDTVFMNETLKAYCEAANIVFTRCRPYRKNDQAFVEQKNGAIVRRMVGYRRFEGLEAAKLLAELYRSARLFVNFFQPSFKLIVKQRDGARVRKTYSAPATPHQRLVADARTPDAVRAHLQEIYAALDPVALLRDIRGAQERLAALADTQPIVNPAAASQSIDLFLASLRTAWKDGAMRPTDRPIVKAKRSRRRPDPLIRATPDLRKWFEVEPWRTGSELLSRLQVEYPGAYPNSTSTTNLRLPTFFEVQ; encoded by the coding sequence ATGGGGTGGCTAAGCATGGCAACGCGGAAGGAACTGACGGCGGCAGCAGGCGCGCGCTATCGGCGTTCGGATCGCGCGAAGAAGGCGCGGATATTGGACGAGTTCGTCGACATCACCGGATGCCATCGCAAGCATGCGATGCGACTACTTCGAGGTCAGGAAGACGCACGCCCAGGCCGACGGGCGCGACGTCGAGTCTATAATGAGGCAGAACACAACGCGCTCGTGCTCCTTTGGGAGGCGTCAGACCGGATCTGCGGGAAGCGGCTGAAGGCGTTGATGCCTGCGCTGATTGAGGCGATGGAACTGCACGGCCACCTCGACCTTGCCCCCGAGATCCGCGCCAAACTCTTGGCGATGAGCGCGGCGACGATCGACCGCGCATTGGTGCGGGTCCGAGAAGAATTAGGTCGCAAGCGCCGGCGGCACGCGACGCACTCGTTGCGTCGCAGTGTTCCAATACGGACGTCGGCAGATTGGAATGATCCGGCGCCGGGATTCGTCGAGGCCGACCTTGTAGCGCATAGCGGTCCATCTGCGCGCGGCAGCTTCATCCAGACCCTCGTGCTCACCGACATTGCTACCGGCTGGACGGAGTGCGCTCCTCTGATCGTGCGCGAACAGACGCTGTTGAGCACCGTGCTGACGGAATTGCGCAAACAATTACCTTTTGCGCTGCTCGGCCTCGATACTGACAATGATACCGTGTTCATGAACGAGACGCTGAAAGCCTACTGCGAGGCGGCCAACATCGTCTTCACGCGTTGCCGGCCCTACCGAAAGAATGACCAGGCGTTCGTCGAGCAGAAGAACGGCGCCATCGTGCGCAGGATGGTTGGCTATCGTCGGTTCGAGGGCCTGGAAGCGGCCAAGCTGCTGGCTGAACTCTATCGATCGGCGCGGCTGTTCGTGAACTTCTTCCAACCCTCGTTCAAATTGATAGTCAAGCAGCGCGACGGGGCGCGTGTGCGCAAGACATACAGCGCGCCGGCAACACCACACCAGCGCTTAGTCGCCGACGCCCGAACGCCCGACGCGGTTCGCGCCCATCTCCAAGAAATCTATGCCGCTCTCGACCCGGTCGCGTTGTTGCGCGATATCCGCGGCGCGCAGGAACGCCTCGCGGCGCTTGCGGATACCCAGCCAATCGTCAATCCTGCTGCGGCATCGCAATCGATTGATCTCTTTCTGGCAAGTCTACGAACCGCCTGGAAGGACGGAGCTATGCGACCGACGGATCGGCCAATCGTGAAAGCGAAGAGAAGCCGGCGACGTCCCGACCCGCTCATCAGGGCAACGCCAGATTTGCGAAAATGGTTTGAAGTCGAACCCTGGCGGACTGGCAGCGAACTGCTCTCCCGGTTGCAGGTGGAATATCCTGGAGCCTATCCGAACAGTACGTCTACGACGAACTTACGATTACCCACATTTTTTGAGGTGCAGTGA
- a CDS encoding IS4 family transposase: MGLTSRARDEKAHRLASDAVTWFDREAALCEFQDAQLGERFRMLLKQIGGDIGQSIPMVCQDWTNTKAAYRFFSNERVSEADILSGHFKSTRERIAAAKGPVLVLHDTTEFTYQRERPDLIGMIKRIPKSNSRRLDGKPQTYTTCGILMHSSLAVTLEGIPLGLSAVKFWTRKKFRGVAALRREVNLTRIPIETKESIRWLENLKQSTELFEEPSQCIHIGDREADIYELFCAAQEVGTHFLVRTCVNRLAGDGDHTVATIMDEVVVKGLHRIEVQDSKGNPDQAVLEIRYRKIRILPPIGKQSRYPALTLTVIHADERGTPKNRKKIEWKLLTDLPVQSRGDAIEKLEWYSLRWKIEVFHKILKSGCRAEDSQLRTAQRLTNLISVFCIVSWRIFWMTMLNRSAPNASPEFVLTKAEIQLLDRLVKDKKPVSTQRKTLSHYLIKIARLGGYLARANDPPPGNLIMWRGLSRLIDIATGAKL; this comes from the coding sequence ATGGGACTGACTTCACGCGCCCGGGATGAGAAGGCGCATCGGTTGGCGTCTGACGCGGTGACCTGGTTTGACCGTGAAGCTGCGCTGTGCGAATTCCAGGACGCTCAACTTGGCGAGAGATTTCGCATGCTGCTGAAGCAGATTGGTGGAGACATCGGACAGAGCATTCCGATGGTTTGCCAAGACTGGACGAACACCAAGGCGGCCTATCGTTTTTTCTCCAATGAACGGGTAAGCGAGGCCGACATCCTGTCTGGTCATTTTAAATCGACGCGGGAACGTATCGCGGCCGCGAAAGGGCCTGTTCTTGTCCTGCATGATACGACCGAATTCACCTATCAAAGAGAGCGCCCGGATCTGATCGGGATGATTAAGCGTATCCCCAAAAGCAATTCTCGAAGATTGGACGGAAAACCCCAAACATACACGACATGCGGAATATTGATGCATTCGAGCCTTGCGGTGACCCTCGAGGGGATTCCACTGGGGCTCAGCGCCGTGAAGTTCTGGACCAGAAAGAAATTCAGAGGGGTCGCTGCGCTCAGGCGCGAGGTCAACCTGACACGGATCCCTATTGAAACCAAGGAGAGCATTCGGTGGCTGGAGAACCTCAAGCAATCCACGGAGCTTTTCGAGGAGCCATCGCAGTGCATCCATATCGGTGATCGTGAGGCCGATATTTATGAATTGTTTTGCGCCGCCCAAGAGGTTGGAACGCATTTCTTGGTAAGGACCTGTGTCAATCGCCTGGCAGGCGATGGCGACCATACCGTTGCAACGATAATGGACGAGGTCGTGGTCAAAGGTCTCCATCGGATCGAAGTCCAGGATAGCAAGGGCAATCCAGACCAGGCTGTTCTTGAAATCCGGTATCGTAAAATCCGTATTCTACCGCCGATAGGCAAGCAGTCGCGGTATCCAGCTTTGACTTTGACAGTGATCCACGCTGACGAAAGAGGAACGCCAAAGAACAGAAAGAAGATTGAATGGAAACTCCTGACCGATCTTCCGGTGCAATCGCGCGGGGATGCGATCGAGAAACTCGAATGGTATTCCCTGCGATGGAAGATCGAGGTCTTCCACAAGATACTCAAATCCGGATGTAGGGCAGAGGACTCGCAACTGCGGACTGCTCAGCGATTGACGAATCTGATCTCGGTATTCTGCATTGTGAGCTGGCGCATTTTTTGGATGACGATGCTCAATCGTTCAGCGCCAAATGCCTCACCGGAATTTGTGCTGACCAAAGCTGAGATCCAATTGCTTGATCGGCTCGTCAAAGACAAGAAGCCAGTCAGCACACAACGAAAGACATTGTCGCATTATCTCATCAAGATCGCCAGGCTCGGCGGCTATCTCGCCCGCGCCAACGATCCGCCACCAGGGAATCTGATCATGTGGCGCGGATTATCGCGACTCATCGATATCGCAACGGGCGCGAAACTCTGA